In the genome of Plasmodium falciparum 3D7 genome assembly, chromosome: 2, one region contains:
- a CDS encoding PH domain-containing protein, putative, whose amino-acid sequence MEIVNEGWVFKQSKYLKKLRKRYIILTKNFICSFKSEYYQAEKPTEILYLNKFTELTSLEDIRKIKHAENELGLSNIHLFNISYKNRNILFVTVDENEKNKWIKHISKQMVKPTVLLSDC is encoded by the exons atgGAAATAGTAAATGAAGGATGGGTGTTTAAACAGTCTAAGTATTTGAAGAAGCtaagaaaaagatatattatattaacaaaaaattttatttgcTCATTTAAGTCTGAATATTATCAGGCAGAAAAACCGACGGAA atATTATACCTTAACAAGTTCACCGAACTAACTTCATTGGAAGACATACGAAAAATTAAACATGCTGAAAACGAGTTGGGTCTTTCGaacattcatttatttaacaTAAGTTACAAAAACAGAAATATTCTATTTGTTACTGtagatgaaaatgaaaaaaacaaatggataa aacATATAAGCAAACAGATGGTAAAACCTACAGTATTATTAAGTGATTGttaa
- a CDS encoding PCI domain-containing protein, putative produces MNEENIITRKINCLRSTYEEKKLRYNDDDMINKNYEEMLDKIEECIKLRNGYKICFVLKISQIPLDIYVIDNINENDVRRMIKKKNSYNNNILKPFEQLILDHFNIIKILCNKNNINWDTLINTSCKFLSTFLQIYCDNLWLLPYLLTICSFLNNISTLADSYITSNKNDIYNEENEDINNKNKYTIEVLNSIRGKIGIVKGDIEKHGGFVILMFQSIKLCMKLNNMQITSSFLKIINSTDINYSYIPTSFIVLFKNQLGKLYLQKLEYEKAESEFIWAFSNSNKSKIEFRKIILESLITIRLNKGLYPPKKLLQKYKLSIYIDIIYSIKRGNIFLYNNVMNNFSSYFFHKGLNECIEQIHFIVKRNLIKIVVDWWNKMVQENNQQNKLYKVPIYLFHHIFKWAHITQHHSYLETICIITSLILFRYINAYISYDNNILVLSKNDPFPSLSHNQGPR; encoded by the coding sequence ATGAATGAAGAGAATATTATTACGAGGAAGATAAATTGTCTGAGAAGTacttatgaagaaaaaaaattaagatataatgatgatgatatgaTAAATAAGAATTATGAAGAGATGCTTGATAAAATTGAAGAATGTATAAAGTTAAGAAatggatataaaatatgttttgttttaaaaatatcgCAAATACCTCTTGACATTTATGTTATTGAcaatattaatgaaaatgatgtaagaaggatgataaaaaagaaaaatagttataataataatatattaaaaccaTTTGAACAATTAATATTAgatcattttaatattataaaaatattatgtaataaaaataatattaattggGATACTTTAATAAATACAAGTTGTAAATTCTTATCTACTTTTCTTCAAATTTATTGTGATAATTTATGGTTATTACCATATTTATTAACCATTTgctcatttttaaataatataagtacATTAGCCGATTCCTATATTACtagtaataaaaatgatatatataatgaagaaaacgaagatataaataataaaaataaatatactatTGAAGTCCTAAATTCTATTAGAGGAAAAATAGGTATTGTTAAAGGAGATATAGAAAAACATGGTGgatttgttatattaatgTTCCAATCCATAAAATTATGTatgaaattaaataatatgcaAATCACATCAAGCTttctaaaaattataaactctacagatattaattattcatatataccAACATCTTTTATCGTTTTATTCAAAAACCAATTAGGAAAATTGTATTTACAAAAGCTAGAATATGAAAAAGCAGAAAGTGAATTCATTTGGGCATTTTCTAATTCAAATAAAAGCAAAATTGAATTTAGAAAAATCATTCTTGAATCTCTAATAACCATAAGATTAAATAAAGGTTTATATCCAcccaaaaaattattacaaaaatataaactttCAATCTATAtagatattatttattccATAAAAAGAggaaatattttcttatataataatgttatgAATAACTTTTCTAGTTATTTCTTTCATAAAGGTTTAAACGAATGTATAGAACAAATTCATTTTATTGTTAAAAGAAATCTTATCAAAATTGTTGTAGATTGGTGGAATAAAATGGTTCAAGAAAATAAtcaacaaaataaattatataaagtacctatttatttatttcatcatattttCAAATGGGCACATATAACACAACATCATTCATATTTAGAAactatatgtattataacaTCACTTATCTTATTTCGTTATATTAatgcatatatatcttatgataataatatattggtCTTGAGTAAAAATGACCCATTCCCATCCCTTTCCCACAACCAAGGGCCACGCTAG
- a CDS encoding RNA-binding protein, putative, with the protein MNELLNSNATIICNNIPIHINRFEITEIFSKYGPLLGQGIYFGKKNSNFFFVKYVHLKDAIKAYENLKNEKECEHDFKLSFSKNDEIKYKALKEIFLIYPIKFMCVKKIQRNKKAIEELKNIYKQNDELKSQDDIGNYILNEINEQNNEQLKKKKKEKEMEKKKDKSFILNLLTNIDETKENEQDIKLKEELKNYVNLNSLCSYHFDENNKYDNYLTPTFPN; encoded by the exons ATGAATGAACTCCTAAATAGTAACGCCACCATCATTTGTAATAACATCCCTATTCATATTAATCGTTTTGAAATTACTGAAATATTTAGTAAAT ATGGTCCTTTATTAGGTCAAGGCATATattttggaaaaaaaaacagcaactttttttttgtaaaatatgtTCATCTTAAGGATGCAATAAAAGCTTAcgaa aatttaaaaaatgaaaaggaatGTGAACATgattttaaattatcatttaGCAAAAATGATgagataaaatataaagcTTTAAAAG aaatatttttgatatatcCTATAAAGTTTATGTgtgttaaaaaaatacaaa GAAATAAGAAAGCTattgaagaattaaaaaacatttataaacaaaatgatgAATTAAAAAGTCAAGACGACATAGGTAATTATATCCTCAACGAAATAAACGAACAAAACAATGAGCagttgaaaaaaaagaagaaagaaaaagaaatggagaaaaaaaaagataaatctTTCATCTTAAATTTGTTAACCAATATTGATGAGACAAAAGAAAATGAGCAAGACATCAA GTTAAAGGAGGAACTGAAAAATTATGTTAATCTAAATTCTCTATGTTCTTATCattttgatgaaaataataaatatgataattatttaacACCAACTTTTCCAAattaa
- a CDS encoding RNA-binding protein, putative codes for MNELLNSNATIICNNIPIHINRFEITEIFSKYGPLLGQGIYFGKKNSNFFFVKYVHLKDAIKAYENLKNEKECEHDFKLSFSKNDEIKYKALKGNKKAIEELKNIYKQNDELKSQDDIGNYILNEINEQNNEQLKKKKKEKEMEKKKDKSFILNLLTNIDETKENEQDIKLKEELKNYVNLNSLCSYHFDENNKYDNYLTPTFPN; via the exons ATGAATGAACTCCTAAATAGTAACGCCACCATCATTTGTAATAACATCCCTATTCATATTAATCGTTTTGAAATTACTGAAATATTTAGTAAAT ATGGTCCTTTATTAGGTCAAGGCATATattttggaaaaaaaaacagcaactttttttttgtaaaatatgtTCATCTTAAGGATGCAATAAAAGCTTAcgaa aatttaaaaaatgaaaaggaatGTGAACATgattttaaattatcatttaGCAAAAATGATgagataaaatataaagcTTTAAAAG GAAATAAGAAAGCTattgaagaattaaaaaacatttataaacaaaatgatgAATTAAAAAGTCAAGACGACATAGGTAATTATATCCTCAACGAAATAAACGAACAAAACAATGAGCagttgaaaaaaaagaagaaagaaaaagaaatggagaaaaaaaaagataaatctTTCATCTTAAATTTGTTAACCAATATTGATGAGACAAAAGAAAATGAGCAAGACATCAA GTTAAAGGAGGAACTGAAAAATTATGTTAATCTAAATTCTCTATGTTCTTATCattttgatgaaaataataaatatgataattatttaacACCAACTTTTCCAAattaa
- a CDS encoding DNA-directed RNA polymerase II 16 kDa subunit, putative has translation MANNINGDIKNLDLGPDFKNCKCLNLCELQLILGDQLRLTSKRNEEAQALIKSSYDYANKFAAIKNRSSIVDIRTNLERIGDLHEYEIAMLVNLLPKTILEARYLIPSLIRLNDETLNSILEHLISYKMYVS, from the exons ATGGCAAATAATATCAATggagatataaaaaatttagacCTTGGTCCTG atttTAAGAATTGTAAATGTTTGAATTTATGTGAGCTTCAATTAATTTTGGGAGACCAGCTTCGATTAACATCCAAGAGAAATGAAGAAGCTCAAGc attGATTAAATCGTCCTATGATTATGCCAATAAATTTGCTGCAATAAAAAATAGAAGTTCAATTGTCGATATTAGAACTAACTTAGAACGTATAGGCGATTTACATGAATATGAAATAGCCATGTTAGTTAATCTTTTACCTAAGACCATATTAGAAGCTAGATATTTAATTCCTTCGTTAATTCGTTTAAATGACGAAACCTTAAATTCTATTTTAGAACATCTTATAAGCTATAAAATGTACGTTTCTTAA
- a CDS encoding 3'-5' exonuclease, putative has translation MIKCLKNNINIWKRVRRNVSYGYYNININEKIHKYFDNIDKKRNIKYISDCKSCKECVDEIKNGNYNLLKDFNMKMIGLDIEGYKIGKYGIVSIIQICYEDIYIFDIYKCDNVYLFINYIKDILECDDIIKVTHDCREDCSILYNQYNIHLKNILDTQVAYNLLLKNNNNYTNTYQISYDDLLKKYLFINNNHKIYFHKMITLDNYIYLKRPIMKELISYAIQDVIYLKPLILCILDKFIIKQKKKEEQEKNKYVNDKQNNKIKQEKFDKTSNTLQSKGNISSFNNQDLYHTKEIIQDIILHSKKYVNYQFLNSHIKDEKELQKGMILEGMVVSCNNTKMYLKLNMRKRGVILNYVQNKYEIGDIVKAVIVNFTRNDYINLGLYDEKILTLDAQKYIPREEVLQNIQKFLLNEEKI, from the coding sequence ATGATAAAATGTTtgaagaataatataaatatatggaaaaGGGTGCGGCGGAATGTGTCATATGGttattacaatataaatataaatgaaaagatacataaatatttcgACAATATAGATAAGaagagaaatataaaatatataagtgaTTGTAAGAGTTGTAAAGAATGTGtggatgaaataaaaaatggtaattataatttattaaaagatttCAATATGAAAATGATTGGGTTGGATATAGAAGGATATAAAATAGGTAAATATGGTATTGTAAGTATAATACAGATATGTtatgaagatatatatatttttgatatatataaatgtgataacgtatatttatttataaattatataaaagatatattggAATgtgatgatataataaaagtaacACATGATTGTAGAGAAGATTGTTCgatattatataatcaatataatatacatttaaaaaatatattagataCACAAGTagcatataatttattattaaaaaataataataattatacaaatactTATCAAATTAGTTAtgatgatttattaaaaaaatatttatttataaataataatcataaaatatattttcataaaatgaTCACACtagataattatatttatttaaagagGCCTATTATGAAAGAATTAATTTCATATGCTATCCAagatgtaatatatttaaaacctTTAATCTTATGTATTTTAGATAAATTcattataaaacaaaagaaaaaagaggaacaggaaaaaaataaatatgtgaacgacaaacaaaataataaaataaaacaggAAAAATTCGATAAAACTTCTAACACATTACAAAGTAAAGGTAATATctcttcatttaataatcAAGACCTCTATCATACTAAAGAAATAATTCaagatattatattacacaGTAAAAAATACGTGAACTAtcaatttttaaattctCATATAAAAGACGAAAAAGAATTACAGAAAGGTATGATCTTAGAAGGTATGGTTGTATcatgtaataatacaaaaatgtatcttaaattaaatatgagAAAGAGGGGGGTCATTTTAAATTatgtacaaaataaatatgaaataggAGATATAGTAAAGGCTGTTATTGTAAACTTTACTAGAAAcgattatattaatttaggACTTTATGATGAGAAAATTTTGACTCTTGACGCGCAAAAATATATCCCTCGCGAGGAggttttacaaaatatacaaaagttTCTcctaaatgaagaaaaaatataa
- a CDS encoding 26S proteasome regulatory subunit RPN1, putative: MTAEDKKAVSIQVPVKDVDDKRRKLNNSKIKKEELNEEEKKKKEELELLITRLRDEDVNVVNLSISLLNKEIIDTSGILTSSLLALKVLKTHYNTLIEIFNEMIFEECKKKLSNMISALSTTIGDENNIVKFVITGNKHDLINYGHEYIKNLITKLLVEYKILKEEENNQNGLTTTSTTSNKLVTINHIYDIVNIVVPYCFAHNTEYEAIDLLIEVDKINDIYLYVDEKSCDRSILYLLNLTHYSSSTDEYYKLMDVILNILKKHNKHVECLKILLRLNKIDKIKDLIFECNDILICKQIALICSRHCVHIQFTEEEIKKYTHLNLNEISTLTSGEHLSPIFLKLAKDLDVEEPKLPEDVYKSHLEEKRNTTVWDSAKQNLSSTFVNAFVNAAFCKDKLMTVNSSLWIFKNKDYGLMSATASMGLLLMWNLDEGLSQIDKFQYSSDQYVKAGALMAFGLACTNIKNECDPAYALLSEHIDAENALEKMGAILGFGYAYAGTNRENLLDILIPPLVDNGCIIECSVYAALSLGLVFVGSQNREIAEYIIDTVLEKEKINNSLDTPIAKLYAVALGLLFLCSREKCEATLSALEIIKHPISKYMIATVEGMAFAGSNDVLKVQKMLQVLVEKRGDKKNNSDNKTTTANNTDNNKSSNADINKTTTTDTSKKTDNNNNNSSSNNKNTKSNEEKSSSSKNYVEDNLDQCVAILNIALIALTDDISSDMTTRIIDHFLQYSNVNQKKAVPLALALLFTSFPKPNIVDILSKLTHDQDPDVALHAIISLGFVGAGTNNSRIAILLRQLSAFYCKDTNAIFVVRLAQGLLYMGKGLLTINPLHSNRSIINYVSLGSLLITIHACLQLKSTILGKYHYLLYHLVPCIYPRMLVTVNEKLESLPVSVRVGQAVDIVGQAGKPKTITGFQTHVTPVLLSHTDRAEMATEEYISVNDTLEGIVILKKDPNYIPPSIN, from the exons atgacAGCAGAGGATAAAAAG GCCGTATCTATACAAGTTCCAGTGAAAGATGTGGAtgataaaagaagaaaattgaataattcaaaaataaaaaaggaagaattaaacgaagaagaaaagaagaagaaagaagAATTAGAATTATTAATTACAAGATTAAGAGATGAAGATGTAAATGTTGTAAATTTGTCGATtagtttattaaataaagaaattatagATACAAGTGGTATATTAACATCATCGTTATTAGCATTAAAGGTATTAAAAACACATTATAATACGTTAATAGAAATATTTAATGAAATGATATTTGaagaatgtaaaaaaaagttaAGTAATATGATCAGTGCATTATCTACAACCATAggagatgaaaataatattgtaaAATTTGTTATCACAGGAAATAAACatgatttaattaattatggacatgaatatataaaaaatttaataacgAAATTGTTAgttgaatataaaatattaaaagaagaagaaaataatcaaaatggCCTAACAACAACAAGTACAACAAGTAACAAACTTGTTAcaataaatcatatatacgATATAGTAAATATTGTTGTACCCTATTGTTTTGCACATAATACAGAATATGAAGCTATTGATTTATTAATAGAAGTtgataaaattaatgatatttatttatatgtagatGAAAAATCTTGTGACAGATCAATATTGTATCTATTAAATTTAACACATTATAGTTCATCCACagatgaatattataaactAATGGatgttattttaaatattttaaaaaaacataataaacaTGTAGaatgtttaaaaatattattgagattaaataaaattgataaaATTAAAGATCTTATTTTTGAATGTAatgatattttaatatgtaaACAAATAGCACTTATATGCTCAAGACATTGTGTACATATACAATTCACAgaagaagaaattaaaaaatatacacatctTAATTTAAATGAAATCTCCACCTTAACATCAGGAGAACATTTATCTcccatatttttaaaattagcAAAAGATCTTGATGTCGAAGAACCCAAATTACCGGAGGATGTATATAAATCACATcttgaagaaaaaagaaatacaacTGTATGGGATTCAGCTAAACAAAATCTATCTTCGACATTTGTTAATGCATTTGTAAATGCTGCTTTTTGTAAAGATAAATTAATGACGGTTAATTCTTCATTATggatttttaaaaataaagattatGGTTTAATGAGTGCAACTGCATCTATGggattattattaatgtGGAACCTAGATGAAGGATTATCACAAATAGATAAATTTCAATATAGTAGTGATCAATATGTGAAAGCAGGTGCTTTAATGGCCTTTGGATTAGCATGTaccaatataaaaaatgaatgtgATCCAGCTTATGCCTTGTTATCTGAACATATAGATGCTGAAAATGCATTAGAAAAAATGGGAGCTATATTAGGATTTGGTTATGCTTATGCAGGTACTAATAGAGAGAACTTATTAGATATTCTAATACCACCATTAGTTGATAATGGTTGTATTATTGAATGTAGTGTATATGCAGCTTTATCCTTAGGATTAGTTTTTGTTGGATCACAGAATAGAGAAATTGctgaatatataatagataccgtcttagaaaaagaaaaaattaacaatTCTTTAGATACTCCTATAGCTAAATTATATGCGGTTGCATTAGGActgttatttttatgttcaaGAGAAAAATGTGAAGCTACCTTATCCGCTTTAGAAATTATTAAGCATCctatttcaaaatatatgatagCAACAGTAGAAGGTATGGCTTTTGCTGGATCTAATGATGTTTTAAAAGTTCAAAAAATGTTACAAGTATTAGTTGAAAAAAGaggtgataaaaaaaataattccgATAATAAAACAACAACAGCAAATAAtacagataataataaaagttctAATgctgatataaataaaactaCTACTACAGATACTTCAAAAAAAAcggataacaataataataatagtagtagtaacaATAAGAATACAAAAagtaatgaagaaaaaagttCATCTAGTAAAAATTATGTGGAAGATAATTTAGATCAATGTGTAgctattttaaatattgcACTTATTGCTTTAACTGATGATATTAGTTCAGATATGACTACCAGAATTATTGATCACTTTTTACAATATTCAAAtgtaaatcaaaaaaaagcAGTACCATTAGCACTAGCCTTACTATTTACATCCTTTCCAAAACCAAATATTGTAGatattttatcaaaattaACACATGATCAAGATCCTGATGTTGCATTGCATGCAATAATTTCTCTAGGATTTGTTGGAGCGGGAACAAATAATTCAAGAATAGCTATCTTATTAAGACAATTATCTGCATTTTATTGTAAAGATACCAATGCTATTTTTGTTGTAAGATTAGCTCAAGGATTGTTATATATGGGTAAAGGTTTACTAACTATTAATCCACTACATTCAAATCGTTCCATAATTAATTATGTCTCCTTAGGATCTCTTTTAATAACAATTCATGCCTGTTTACAATTAAAATCTACTATCCTAGGAAAATATCATTACTTATTGTATCATTTGGTTCCTTGCATTTACCCAAGAATGCTTGTAACGGTTAATGAGAAATTGGAGTCTCTTCCTGTGTCTGTTCGTGTTGGacag GCCGTTGACATTGTTGGACAAGCAGGAAAACCCAAAACAATAACAGGATTTCAAACACACGTTACACCTGTGTTATTATCGCATACTGATAGAGCTGAAATGGCCACAGAAGAAT ATATATCCGTCAATGATACCTTAGAAGGTATTGTCATTCTTAAAAAGGATCCAAACTACATCCCACCATCCATAAATTAA
- a CDS encoding MORN repeat protein, putative has translation MLVFFNKQKEGNHMDENFTGEAKVKYKNGEKFIGTFINGYKRKGKYFYSNKSIYDGFFMNEKRCGYGKLIKKGKQKSMYIGNFENGKKKGIGFQRYQNGDFYYGEWENNKKNGKGIYYFYSTKEYYCGEWNKGNFNNGSWVISEDVKYVGTYFKNKPKFKGNFLFSNNMKINVFFHQFVNLSNMNEEEIQLIWKNV, from the exons atgttggtattttttaataaacaaaaGGAGGGAAATCATATGGATGAAAACTTCACAG GAGAAGCAAAagtaaaatacaaaaatggTGAAAAATTTATAGGGACGTTTATAAATGGATATAAAAGGAAAggtaaatatttttactcaaataaaagtatatatgaTGGCTTTTTTATGAATGAAAAAAGGTGTGGTTATgggaaattaataaaaaaaggaaaacaaaAGAGCATGTACATAG GAAATTTTGAAAATGGAAAGAAAAAAGGTATAGGATTTCAAAGATATCAAAATGGTGATTTTTATTATGGAGAATGGGagaataacaaaaaaaatggaaagggcatttattatttttactcaACAAaagaatat taTTGTGGAGAATGGAATAAGGGTAACTTTAACAACGGATCTTGGGTAATCTCAGAAGATGTAAAATATGTGGGTacttattttaaaaacaagCCAAAGTTTAAAGGaaatttcttattttctaacaatatgaaaattaatgttttttttcatcaattTGTTAATCTATCGAATATGAACGAAGAAGAAATACAATTAATATGGAAAAatgtataa
- a CDS encoding 2-methoxy-6-polyprenyl-1,4-benzoquinol methylase, mitochondrial, putative, with protein MKITKIINYNNFKITNVWGGIISKASHFSTQHGQYDKSERICNFGFQKVSEEIKSRLVYNLFSNVCNKYDIMNDMMSLLVHRFWKDQFVKELDILLKYHSYNIQDYVYQHYKDHSSNNEKIQKKNENTSDTNGYSNNYSVYSDIPNYKILDLAGGTGDIAFRILEKSKFYLKKNNQSIPFDHISYQQYLPHIIVCDVNNDMLNVGKKKAATLGYDQNLTWLVQNAENLESVESNSIDVITLSFGIRNFTNIPQALKEIHRVLKPGGRFLCLEFSKVQCHIFNIFYKFYLNNVIPIIGKVVANDMKAYKYLAESIQTFLTPDELAQLFHQANFKNITYTTMTMGIVSIHSAYKLV; from the exons ATGAAGAttacaaaaataattaattataacaatTTTAAGATTACAAATGTATGGGGAGGCATAATAAGTAAAGCGTCACATTTTAGTACTCAGCATGGACAATATGATAAGAGTGAAA GGATTTGTAATTTTGGATTCCAAAAAGTAAGCGAAGAAATAAAATCTCGATTAGTCTACAATTTATTTAGTAACgtatgtaataaatatgatattatgAATGACATGATGAGTTTGCTGGTACACCGTTTTTGGAAAGATCAATTTGTTAAAGAATTAGAtatacttttaaaatatcataGTTACAATATACAAGATTATGTATATCAACATTATAAAGATCATTCATCAAACAATGAAaagatacaaaaaaaaaatgaaaacacATCTGATACGAATGgttatagtaataattatagtgTATATTCAGATATAcctaattataaaatactaGACTTAGCAGGAGGTACTGGTGATATTGCCTTTCGtatattagaaaaaagtaaattttatcttaaaaaaaataatcaatcCATTCCTTTTGATCATATATCCTATCAACAATATCTTCCTCATATCATCGTTTGTGATGTAAACAATGATATGTTAAATGTTGGTAAAAAGAAAGCAGCTACATTAGGATATGATCAAAATTTGACTTGGCTAGTTCAAAATGCAGAAAATCTTGAATCAGTAGAATCCAATTCTATAGATGTAATAACATTATCATTTGGTATTAGaaattttacaaatattcCTCAAGcattaaaagaaatacatCGAGTATTAAAACCAGGAGGAAGATTCTTATGTTTAGAATTTAGTAAAGTACAAtgtcatatatttaatattttctataaatTTTATCTTAATAATGTAATACCTATAATTGGAAAAGTAGTAGCAAATGATATGAAggcatataaatatttagcAGAAAGTATTCAAACTTTTCTCACACCAGATGAATTAGCTCAATTATTTCATCAAGccaattttaaaaatataacgtACACGACCATGACAATGGGCATCGTTTCTATACATTCAGCATACAAGTTGGTGTAA